The following coding sequences are from one Methanosarcina sp. WWM596 window:
- a CDS encoding 50S ribosomal protein L6: MVKEIARTIEIPEGVSVSLSRDVFTARGPKGTVERKFWYPGIKIEVRGEDVLVDAEFSRKEQKAMVGTFASHIRNLMKGVNEGFECKMNIVYAHFPMQVKVEGKTLIIGNFLGEKKPRVAKILGETKVKVSGGEVIVTGINKEDVGQTAANIEQKTKIKRFDPRIFQDGIYIVQKA, from the coding sequence ATGGTTAAGGAAATTGCAAGAACAATAGAGATTCCTGAAGGAGTTTCCGTCTCTCTCTCTCGGGATGTCTTTACAGCCAGGGGCCCGAAGGGAACTGTTGAAAGAAAGTTCTGGTACCCCGGAATCAAGATTGAAGTCAGGGGAGAAGATGTACTGGTGGATGCAGAATTCTCCAGGAAAGAGCAGAAAGCCATGGTAGGGACTTTTGCCTCCCATATCAGAAACCTGATGAAAGGCGTAAATGAAGGCTTTGAGTGCAAGATGAATATTGTGTATGCTCACTTCCCAATGCAGGTAAAAGTTGAAGGCAAGACTCTCATAATCGGGAACTTCCTTGGGGAAAAGAAGCCAAGAGTTGCAAAAATCCTTGGTGAGACAAAGGTTAAGGTAAGCGGGGGCGAGGTCATCGTTACCGGAATCAACAAGGAAGATGTCGGGCAGACTGCCGCAAACATAGAACAGAAGACCAAGATTAAGAGGTTCGATCCAAGGATTTTCCAGGATGGAATCTACATAGTGCAGAAGGCCTGA
- a CDS encoding 30S ribosomal protein S8, with translation MVLLDPLANALSTIKNAEAIGKSSCIVRPASKNIGNVLKVMQDLGYIGDFEFIDDGKAGIYSVTLVGRINKCGAIKPRYSVGTASFERWEKQFLPAKNFGALIVTTSSGVMSQYEARDKKIGGQLLAYVY, from the coding sequence ATGGTATTACTTGATCCTCTTGCAAACGCCCTTTCCACTATTAAGAATGCGGAAGCCATTGGGAAGAGCTCCTGTATTGTCAGGCCTGCTTCAAAAAATATTGGCAACGTCCTGAAGGTTATGCAGGATCTCGGCTACATTGGAGATTTTGAGTTTATCGACGATGGAAAAGCCGGAATCTACAGCGTTACCCTTGTGGGAAGAATCAACAAGTGCGGTGCAATAAAACCGCGTTACTCCGTAGGAACTGCCAGCTTTGAAAGATGGGAAAAGCAGTTTCTACCAGCAAAGAACTTTGGTGCCCTTATCGTAACCACTTCAAGCGGGGTCATGTCTCAGTATGAGGCCCGTGATAAGAAGATCGGTGGGCAACTTCTTGCTTATGTGTACTGA